The Aedes aegypti strain LVP_AGWG chromosome 3, AaegL5.0 Primary Assembly, whole genome shotgun sequence genome contains a region encoding:
- the LOC5564353 gene encoding glycogen [starch] synthase, producing the protein MSRRFSRAESSSDLLAFLDRGHSANTENRWTFEIAWEVANKVGGIYTVIRSKAFVSTEELGDQYCLIGPYKEASARTEVEACEFPNNGPLYGAVSAMRNQGYKVHCGRWLVDGNPQIILFDVGSAAWKMDGYKQELWESSNVGIPHLDVESNDAVILGYTIATFIAEFKRCAEQYSHDNEYGPPRIVAHFHEWQAGVGLIALRTRHVDVATVFTTHATLLGRYLCAGNTDFYNNLDKFPVDEEAGKRQIYHRYCLERAATHLCHVFTTVSEITGYESEHLLKRKPDIITPNGLNVKKFSAIHEFQNLHAMAKEKIHEFTRGHFYGHFNFDLEKTLYMFIAGRYEFSNKGADIFIESLARLNHLLKSHNPDVTVVAFLIFPAKTNNFNVESLRGHAVTKQLRETLNTIQQQIGKRMYDTCLKGHLPDGGEILTKEDMVKIKRCLYALQRDGNPPVTTHNVVDDWNDPVLESVRRCHLFNTKYDRVKIVFHPEFLNSTNPLFGLDYEEFVRGCHLGVFPSYYEPWGYTPAECTVMGIPSVTTNLSGFGCFMQEHIADPKSYGIYIVDRRHVGLEESVQQLSKFMFEFCKLNRRQRIIQRNRTERLSDLLDWRNLGIYYRQARIKALQTVYPDYVDESESYLRRAADFNYPRPVSAPPSPSSSRHTTPAPSLHGSDDEQDSVDSEEELEELKKANSHD; encoded by the exons atgaGTCGGCGCTTTTCGCGAGCAGAGTCCAGCTCGGACCTGCTGGCTTTCCTGGACCGTGGCCACTCTGCGAATACTGAAAATCGATGGACTTTTGAAATTGCATGGGAAGTCGCCAATAAGG TGGGTGGAATCTACACCGTTATTCGCTCCAAAGCATTTGTGTCGACGGAAGAACTTGGCGATCAGTATTGCCTGATTGGGCCATACAAAGAAGCATCTGCCCGGACGGAAGTTGAAGCATGTGAGTTTCCGAACAATGGGCCCCTGTATGGAGCAGTGTCAGCAATGCGAAATCAAGGCTACAAGGTACACTGCGGGCGGTGGCTAGTCGATGGAAACCCTCAAATCATTCTGTTCGACGTTGGATCGGCGGCCTGGAAAATGGATGGCTACAAGCAGGAACTGTGGGAATCATCAAACGTTGGAATACCGCATTTAGACGTTGAGAGCAATGATGCCGTTATTCTTGGCTATACTATCGCCACCTTTATTGCCGAG TTCAAACGTTGCGCTGAACAATACTCGCACGACAATGAATACGGACCACCGCGTATTGTAGCCCATTTCCATGAGTGGCAGGCCGGCGTTGGTCTAATTGCTCTGCGAACGCGCCACGTAGATGTCGCCACTGTGTTCACAACTCACGCTACTTTGTTGGGTCGGTATCTGTGTGCTGGTAATACGGACTTTTACAATAATCTAGACAAATTCCCTGTCGATGAGGAAGCCGGAAAACGACAGATTTATCATCGTTATTGTCTTGAACGTGCTGCTACTCATCTCTGTCATGTGTTCACTACTGTCTCGGAAATTACCGGTTATGAGTCGGAACATTTGCTGAAGCGAAAACCTGATATTATCACGCCCAACGGGTTGAACGTGAAAAAGTTTTCTGCTATCCACGAATTCCAGAACCTACACGCCATGGCAAAGGAAAAGATCCATGAGTTTACCAGAGGCCATTTCTACGGTCACTTCAACTTTGATTTGGAGAAGACTTTGTACATGTTTATTGCCGGTCGCTATGAGTTCTCGAACAAGGGTGCTGACATCTTTATCGAGTCCCTGGCTCGATTGAATCACTTGTTGAAATCACACAATCCGGATGTAACCGTAGTGGCATTCTTAATTTTCCCTGCCAAGACCAACAACTTCAACGTAGAGTCACTTCGTGGACATGCCGTTACCAAGCAGCTACGCGAAACTCTTAACACCATTCAGCAGCAGATAGGAAAGCGAATGTATGACACTTGCCTGAAAGGACATCTGCCTGATGGAGGCGAAATTTTAACTAAGGAAGACATGGTCAAGATCAAACGGTGTTTGTACGCTCTGCAGCGCGATGGAAATCCACCGGTAACCACTCACAACGTCGTCGATGACTGGAATGATCCCGTCCTGGAGTCAGTACGACGGTGCCATCTGTTCAACACGAAATATGATCGTGTTAAAATAGTTTTCCACCCTGAGTTTTTGAACTCCACCAATCCATTGTTTGGACTGGATTACGAAGAGTTTGTTCGCGGTTGCCATTTGGGCGTATTTCCCTCATACTACGAACCATGGGGCTACACACCAGCCGAGTGTACCGTGATGGGAATTCCAAGTGTTACAACTAACCTCTCTGGGTTCGGTTGTTTCATGCAGGAGCACATTGCCGACCCTAAGTCGTATGGTATTTACATTGTGGATCGACGTCACGTGGGACTCGAGGAGAGCGTCCAACAGCTGTCCAAGTTTATGTTCGAGTTCTGCAAACTCAACCGGCGCCAGAGAATCATCCAACGAAACCGAACTGAGCGGCTTAGCGATCTGCTTGATTGGAGAAATCTAGGAATT TATTACCGCCAGGCTAGAATAAAAGCGTTGCAAACCGTGTATCCAGATTACGTCGATGAATCGGAGAGCTATCTGAGGCGAGCTGCTGACTTCAATTACCCTCGTCCAGTTAGTGCCCCACCAAGTCCAAGTTCTTCCA GGCACACAACGCCAGCTCCATCACTACACGGATCGGACGATGAACAAGATTCCGTTGATTCTGAAGAAGAATTGGAAGAACTGAAGAAAGCTAACTCGCATGACTAA